From a single Poseidonibacter antarcticus genomic region:
- a CDS encoding LysE/ArgO family amino acid transporter, which translates to MITEIFLKGFIVTFSLIVAIGAQNAYILKLGLLKQYVLISVLLCIFFDFILISAGVYGLGFFIQGNQLLINIIAIIGIVFLCFYSFLSFKSAFKNASLQIDGKNKTNPLKQVIIMLLVFTFLNPHTYLDTVLLIGGIGANIQSDFKIYFLLGAVCASTVWFILLGFGARLLIPLFKKPITWKILDISIGIIMLLISYSLVDLIKY; encoded by the coding sequence ATGATAACAGAAATATTTTTAAAAGGTTTTATAGTAACCTTTTCACTGATTGTTGCAATTGGCGCTCAAAATGCTTATATTTTAAAACTTGGACTTCTTAAACAATATGTATTAATATCAGTACTTTTATGTATATTTTTTGATTTTATTCTAATAAGTGCAGGTGTTTATGGTCTTGGTTTTTTTATTCAAGGAAATCAATTATTAATAAATATTATTGCTATAATTGGTATTGTATTTTTATGTTTTTATTCTTTTTTATCTTTTAAATCTGCTTTTAAAAATGCAAGTTTACAAATAGATGGTAAAAATAAAACTAATCCATTAAAACAAGTTATTATAATGCTTTTAGTTTTTACATTTTTAAATCCACATACTTATCTGGATACAGTTTTACTAATTGGTGGAATTGGTGCAAATATTCAAAGTGATTTTAAAATCTATTTCCTTTTAGGTGCTGTTTGTGCATCTACTGTATGGTTTATTCTTTTAGGTTTTGGAGCAAGACTTTTAATTCCTCTATTTAAAAAACCAATTACATGGAAAATTCTTGATATTTCAATTGGTATTATTATGTTATTAATATCTTATAGTTTAGTAGATTTAATTAAATATTAG
- a CDS encoding NUDIX hydrolase: MNNTSVEKIGCFNTILDPFNGITIEQISLPTSKDEFEINLDYLIENTKNRRNLIWIYIDISRSDFIPIATKKGFFFHSCDEDYILVVKRLFPNAIIPTAANHTLGVGAVVIHNNKLLVVKERISNLGFKMPGGHIDNKEMISTALVREVKEETGIDVEFDSIISLGHFYPHQFHKSNLYILCIANAKSYEINIEDTDEILEAKWVDINEYLEDDKVMDYSKAIVVAAIRHKGLTLTNHETLTHIKKDFELFFPK, from the coding sequence ATGAATAATACAAGTGTCGAAAAAATTGGATGTTTTAATACAATATTAGACCCATTTAATGGAATTACAATTGAGCAAATATCTCTTCCAACTTCAAAAGATGAATTTGAAATTAATCTAGATTATTTAATAGAAAATACAAAAAATAGAAGAAATCTTATTTGGATTTATATTGATATAAGTCGCTCTGATTTTATACCAATAGCTACTAAAAAAGGTTTCTTTTTTCACTCATGTGATGAAGATTATATCTTAGTTGTAAAAAGATTATTCCCAAATGCGATTATCCCAACAGCTGCAAATCATACCTTGGGAGTAGGTGCAGTTGTAATACATAATAATAAATTATTAGTAGTAAAAGAAAGAATCTCTAATCTTGGATTTAAAATGCCAGGTGGTCATATTGACAATAAAGAAATGATTTCAACAGCACTTGTAAGAGAAGTGAAAGAAGAAACAGGAATTGATGTAGAGTTTGATTCTATTATATCTTTAGGACATTTTTATCCACATCAATTTCATAAATCAAATTTATATATTTTATGTATTGCAAATGCAAAATCGTATGAAATAAATATTGAAGATACAGATGAAATATTAGAAGCAAAATGGGTAGATATAAATGAATATTTAGAAGATGATAAGGTTATGGATTATTCAAAAGCAATTGTAGTTGCCGCAATAAGACATAAAGGCTTAACTCTTACAAATCATGAAACCCTAACACATATCAAAAAAGACTTTGAATTATTTTTCCCAAAATAA
- a CDS encoding MarC family protein codes for MENFFSAFLQQGITFFAIMDPIGVSAIALSLLSPNITKDQINKVAKKSALTVVIAFFVVIISGDFILKLFGIGEHSLKAMGGLILLLMAISMVNGSTSDKKPTEEEDKELQNHNDLSVIPIGIPIAFGTGLFTTIIIFKHQATTFTDLLSISLAFLLNAGLFYLVLKNSIYIKKYLGLTGQNIITKLMGLIVGAISIQFIVSGIINLSKMYL; via the coding sequence GTGGAAAATTTCTTTTCTGCCTTTTTACAACAAGGTATTACTTTTTTTGCAATTATGGATCCAATTGGAGTTAGTGCAATCGCACTATCTCTACTCTCTCCAAATATCACAAAAGACCAAATAAATAAAGTTGCAAAAAAATCAGCTTTAACAGTAGTTATTGCATTTTTTGTTGTGATAATTTCAGGTGATTTTATCCTAAAACTTTTTGGAATAGGAGAACATTCTTTAAAAGCAATGGGTGGATTGATTTTACTTTTAATGGCTATCTCAATGGTTAATGGAAGTACATCAGATAAAAAACCAACAGAAGAAGAAGATAAAGAACTTCAAAATCATAATGATTTATCTGTAATACCAATTGGAATTCCAATTGCTTTTGGAACAGGTTTATTTACTACTATTATTATTTTCAAACATCAAGCTACTACATTTACAGATTTATTATCTATTAGTTTAGCTTTCTTATTAAATGCTGGATTATTTTATCTTGTTTTAAAAAACTCAATTTATATAAAAAAATATTTAGGTCTTACAGGACAAAATATTATTACAAAATTGATGGGATTAATTGTAGGTGCAATTTCAATACAATTTATAGTTTCAGGAATTATAAACTTAAGTAAGATGTATTTATAA